The sequence GGCACGTGTACGTCGTGCCGAAGGATTTGAACCGATGCGCCTGAACCTGAACGACCCGATGTCCCTCTAAGAAAGTATTGTGTTGACTACCTTCCTCATTACCGGAGTCGGCGGACCAGCCGGCTCGTCGTTAAGCACTCAACTTCAAGAACGTGGACACACCGTCGTGGGCGTGGACATGCTTGAGATTGCTGGGGCCCTCCAAGGCCCTCGCGCAGACTCCCCTGACCTAATCCCATTTCTCCGCACCGCAATCGCCGAACATGACGTGGATATCTTCATCCCCACGGTGCAAGACGAACTTCCCTTCGTCGCTGCTGCCGCCCCGTTGCTGCCGTGCACCGTAGTGCTATCAGATCCACTCGCCATCGGTCTCGCACACGACAAATGGTTTACCGCCCAGTATTGCTCCGACAACGGACTTGCAGTTCCGGCAACCGTGACCGGCAGCAACGAGTTCAGCGAGTTCCCTCACGTGGTTAAACCTCGTGTAGCACGCGGTGGACGCGGCGTTGTCGTCATTGATACGCCGGAGGATGATTCGAGCGAGCGTAACGACGCGCTGATCCGGCAGTCTTTCGCCTCGGGCGACGAGTACTGTCCACAGTTGTTCATCGGCCGCGACGGCGATGTGCTCTGCGTCAACTTGCGTAAGACGAAGCTCCGCGACGGCCGTGTGGGCAACGCGGACGGGGTTGAACGTGCAGACCACGCAGGAGTCGAAACGCTAGCGAAGCAGGTTGCACAGCTTTTCAACCTGCGTGGCCCTGTCGATATGGATATTCGTCTGACCAACGAGGGCACCCCCGTGCTATTGGAAATCAATGCACGCTTCGGCGCTAATTCGGCTCACGCCCCAGAAATTCTGGATGCGCTGCTGGCGGAGGTGGGCTAGACCATGATGGCCTTCTACATCTTCACGATGGGCTTGCTACTATTCCGGCTACTGTTCGTGCCTTTCGGTTTGGTTCATGAGTTCTTGGCGCGTCGCCGTCAGACACGTGGCAATCTCGGTGTGCTTCCTACCGCCCCTACCGTCTCGGTGGTTGTGCCCGCCCACAACGAAGAAACGGTCCTGGAAGCATGCGTCATGTCGATCTTGGGTTCAGGCTACGAGAACATGGAGATTGTGATCGTCGACGACGGTTCGACAGACCGCACCCGTGAAATTGGTGAAGCACTGGCTGCTCAGCGTGACAAGGTCCGCTACATCTACCAGGACAACGCCGGCAAAGGTGCGGCACTCAATCATGGGTACCGCGAATCCACAGGCGAATTCCTCATGTTCATCGACGCAGACAGCGTTTTTACCCCACAGACTGTTCCGGAAATGCTGAAGGCTTTCCATAGCGCAAATATTGGCGCTGTGTGTGGCGATGACCGCCCGTCTAACCTCGACCGCGTGCTCACTCGCTTCTTGGCGCTGATTACTCACGTGGGTACCGGTTTGGTGCGTCGCGCATTCGACGTCTTGCGCGTGGTGCCCGTCATCTCCGGCAATTGCGGCACTTTCCGACGCTCCTGCCTTGACGAAGTAGCTCTCGCTGACCCAGGCCGTCCCCTGCGCGAAGATACGATTGGTGAGGATCTCGAGTTGACGTGGAAGATTCATCGCACTGACTGGCGCATCGCATTCGCACCCCACGCTTTGGTGTATGCTGAATCCCCATCGACGGTGAAAGCACTGTTCAAGCAGCGTGTGCGCTGGGCGCGTGGTTTGCTGCAGAGCCTGCGATACCACTGGAAGTGTATGTTTACTCTCAAGTACGGTTCTTTCGGGCCCTACCTGTGGTTTGCAGTGGCCACTATGATCGTGCTGCCCATCACGCAGATCGTGCTCATGGGCTGGGCTATTTGGGACCTTCAAAACGTGACTTGGGCGACGTCGGCACGCGAATTCTGGGCCGGCACTTGGGGCGTACTCTTGGCCTCCGGCTTGGTTCTCTCCGTGATCCTGCTGGTCATCGCTATGGCAATGTCGAACTCCTTGAAAGATCTGCGTCACGCTTGGGCGCTGCCCATCTGGCCTTTTTACTCGATACTGATGTCGTTTACGATGGTACGGGCTCTCCACCTCGAGATCGCTCATGCAGAGCAGGTGTGGAACAAACCGGAACGTACTGGTGTGATCTCGCGCTCTGATACTACCCAGCTGGAATCTCCCCCGGCTATCAACGGCTCCACCACCATCGCAGTCTAAGAAAGTAATTCTCCTTGAAACCCATTCCAATAATTCTGCTTTCCACCCTGGTTTCTGTCTGTACTGGCCTTGCTGCTTGTACTCAGTCCACACCACAACCGGAAGCAAAAGACTTGGGGCCTACGGGTAGACCTCTCACATTAGGCATCGGGTGGGAATCTGTTAAAGATGACACCGTCAATTGGGACGAGGTACGCGAGCGGCTCGATTCCACCGGCGCGAATCAAATCACCGTCGGGGTGGGTCGCTCAGATTTCATCGGCTTTCCCGCCGCCGGCCAAGAAGACTATTGGGCTGCCGGGGTTAATGAGGACGAGGACCTTGTTCAGGATGTCGTTGACACGCTTACACGTGGCAGCGACCGTGAGGTTACGCTCACCATCGATGTCATGGCGCCCACTATCGTCGAAACCAATCCGGACTACGTCGGCGCATTCGCAGACGGCTCCGCCTCAGAAGACTTCCCCTCCGCCACAGCGCTCTACCGGGGCTCGGTTGGTGACCGGATAGAGAGCATGTGCGAAGCAGTCGACGAGCGCTACAACCCTGATGCGATTGCGCTGACTGAGCTCATCGGTGACACCTTCTTCTCGCCTGCCGATGAAGAACTATTCGCCGAAATGACCGATGAAGATGAATTTCCGCGCCATGAAAACGGCAGTGTGAACACAGCGGATGACACCGTGAACGACTGGCAGTCTCAGATCATTACCAGCGTTATCGATCGCTGTCAGAGCGCTTCGGGTAACCAGGTGGTGATGGACACTCGCGTGAACTGGGAGGCGCCCGGCGAGAACCGTTTTGATTCTGGCCATCGTTATGACGACATTCTGGCCACCGGCGCAGATTTAACTCTTTGGGTTTACACCAGCCTGTCGGACGAAGAGCCAGAGACCGCGGGTGCGGTTGCTGAGGGCTTACAGGAGCGTTTCGACGACTCCGAATTAGAGCGCATCACCCTCTCGTTGGGCCTGTGGGGAGATCTCACCCCAGATCAGCTGGAAACGGCGTTGGAGCAGACGCAAGATTTTCAAACCTCGGTCACTCCACTCTCTCTGATGACAGATGAGCACTGGGCTGTCCTCAAACTATGACAGTCGTGAAAGTTTGAGGCCCTAACGCGCTGCTTTATTGGCGTTATCCAAAAGGATCAACAGGTCTCCCACCGTGTAATCTCCGACCACCATGTTTTCCAAGTCTTCGACTGGTAGCTGACCCGTTTCAACCTGGTGTGCCACAGTGCCTGCAATATTGGATGCATCTTCCGCATCGAAGCCAATGGACTGTGCGGCCTCCTGCAACGCAGGTGCTGCTGCTACGCCCAGGCCGACTGCAAGGATCGCAGCGACTAGTGCAGTGTTATCTTGGCCAAGAACAGCCAGAGACGAAGATTCAGGTGCTTGCAGAAATTCCAAGACACCGCCAGGCGAAGCGAGGTTACCGGCGGCAAACGCGCCGAGCTGGCCTTCACTGCCGTTGAAAAGATTCATATCTACTGGCGTATCGATACCGGCAACGCGACCATTATCCGAGCGCTGCCAGAACGAGATTGTGCTCCAGCCTCCTACGGGTGCGGGCGCGTGGTTCTGGTAAGCGGCGAGCCACAGTGGGTACTCCGAGAATTCAGAGGTGTTGGCCATGGCATCATGCCAGAAATAACGGTAGGTGTAAATCATTGGCGTCTTGCCGGTCAGTGCCTTCAGCTCTTTCAGGAAGGTGCGGGTCCAGTCTTGCAGCTGGACTGGGCTTAAGCCTTCTGAAACCTCGATATCCAGGACTGGGGGCAGGCTGGTTGCAGGAGCCTGTGCCATCACTGTGGCGAAGTGCGCTGCCTGAATGTGCGGGTCGGTTGCTGGGCGCGCATAGTGGTACGCGCCGGTCAGCAGGCCGGCGTTGTTCGCCGCTTCTACATCTTGAGCGTAGAACTCGTTGGTGAAGCCGTAACCTTCTGTAGCTTTTATGAATGCGTAACGCTGGCCGTCTGCTGCTACGGAACTCCATTCAATCGCGTTGCCACCGGGGTGTTGGTGGCCTGCGACGTCAACACCGGATGGTGCAAGCGGGTTGGTAAATGCGTTAGCGTGTGGTGAAAAAGGGACAGCGAGCAAAGCACAGGCCATCGCGATTGCGGCGATGACAGAATTCATCTTCAGAGAAAGGCGCATAGTCATAACTCTAAACCAGTTATGTCACATCTGCCACATGCGAAACACCATTAACGTTATAAACTTCCTGCAGCTCGTGCTTTATCAACAACATCAGCAATGTTATCCACCACAAACCGCACGTCGTCGCGAGTAGTAGTCCTGCCCAAGGTGAACCTTAAAGCCCCCATCCCGGTACGCTGGTCTACCCCCATCGCCTCAAGCACATGGCTCATTCGGTTCACTCCGCTGGCACATGCAGACCCTGTTGAGGCCGCTATTCCCAACGTGTCGAGCAGCATAATCAGCGAGTCCCCATCAGCACCAGCAAACATGACATGGGCATGCGTCGGAAGCGCCGGCTTACTGGTGGTCACGATCACGTCGTCGACCCGCGAGCGCACTCCGGCAATCAGCTCGTCGCGCAGCTGCCGCACCCGTGCTATCTCTGCGTCCATCTCATCAACCGACGCACGCAAAGCAGCCGCTGTCGCTGCGGCAGAAGCAACGTCAACAGTTCCGGGCCGGAGACCTCGCTCCTGTCCCCCGCCGAATACGGTTGCAGCAGGCACAGGTGAGCGACGAGCAAGTAAGATCCCCGTACCGCGCGGCCCACCAAATTTGTGGGCACTGATAGCTAGGGTCGTCGCTCCGAGCGCATGAAAATCGATGGGTAGCTTGCCGGCGACCTGGACCGCATCGATATGCACGGGCGTGCCAGCGGCTGCTGCGCGCGCCACAACCTCACCCACCGGTTGAATAGCGCCGGTCTCATTATTGGCCCACATACACGTGGCCACGGCGGCCGGCTGATCAAGAGCCGACAGCTCAGCAATATGGCCGGACCTTTCGACGGGTAGCCACTCCACCGTGGCACCCTCAAGAGCCTTCACTGTTTCTAACACAGCCGGGTGCTCGATTGGTGCCGCAACAACCCTGTCAAGCACTGAGGCTTGATATAGCCCGCGGATTGCGATGTTGTTGGCCTCAGTGCCCGAACCGGTGAACACCACCTCGACCGGGTCTGCCCCCAGCACAAGCGCAATTTCCTCACGGGCTTCCGCCAACACTTTATTGGCGTGACGCCCGTCAGCATATTGTCCCCCAGGGTTCAGCGCGCCGGAATGCTCCACCCATGCGTCAATTGCGCACTGACGCATGGGTGTGGTTGCCGCATGGTCGAGGTAAATACTCACTTGCGTTTGTTGATCTCGTCGATAAGCGCCGGAACGATCTCTTCGACATCACCGACCACGCCAATATCCGCAATCTGGAAGATCGCTTCATCGGAATCCTGATTCACGGCGACAATGGTGCCGGACGTCTGCATGCCGGAGGTGTGCTGGATCGCCCCCGACAGGCCCAGGCCGATGTAGAGATCCGGCGAAATGGTCACACCCGTCTGGCCGATCTGCGCGCTCGCAGGTGCCCACCCCTCATCGACGACGTCGCGAGTAGCCCCCACGGCGCCACCCAGCGCGTCAGCCAGAGGTTCGACGTACTCCTCGAAGCCTGTCTCAGACACGCCGCGGCCCCCAGCGACCACAACGGATGCCTGGTTCAGGTGTGGGCGGTCGCCCTGCTCCGCAGGGGTGAAGGACGTAACGACGACATCCTTGGCCGTCGCAGCGGGAAGGGCCATTGCAGCAACCTGGCCTGCACCTGGCTCAGCTACCGGTTTTAAAGCACCTGGGCGGACGGTGTACACAGGGCATGAGCCACCGGCAACCGCGGTGGTCACCACGGAACCGCCGAAGATCTCGTGGCGTGCCGCGCCTCCGGTTTCGATCCCGACAACATCGAGCAGCACGCCAGAGGCCAGGCGCGCCGCCAGGCGTCCAGCGATCTCGTTGCCCGTCGCTGTCGCAGCGATTACGAACGGCGCTGGATTGGCAGCCCCTAAAGCGTGAAGCGCATCTACCTCGGGCAGGATTAAACGCTGTGCATAATCTTCGGCTGTGGCATCGATCACCTGGACTGCACCGGCCTCCGCTAACGCAGGTGCCAGTGCTTCCGCCTGCCCGGTAGCGCCGACAACCACGGCAGAGACAACACCAAGTGGGCGTGCTGCAGTAATAAGTTCGTTGGTGACAGGGTCTAGCTGGCCGGATGTGTGCTCGACCAGGACATAAACGTGTGACATGTGTTCTCCTAGATGAGGTTCTTCGCAGCGAGCTTGTCCACTACCTGGGCTGCAATTTCTTCCGGCGAGCCAGAGTCAATAATCTCGCCTGCGGTACGAGTGGGCACCTCGGTGACCGTCTGGACCACGGTTGCAGAGTTATTCAAACCAACCTGGCCTGCATCCACACCAATCGCAGCGAGATTCAACTGGGTAACGTCGGCCTTTTTGGCGGCAGCCAGGCCCTTAAAGTTGGGAAACCGTGGGCTGGCAGCCTTGTCCGAGACCGCAATAATGGCAGGTGTCGCTGCCTCAAGCTCCCAGGTGCCCTTATCGTCGTAACGCGTGGCAGTTACTGTGCCACCTGCAAGCGACACCTCGCCAACCTCAGTCAGAGCGGGGATCTGGCGGTACTCGGCCAATAGGCCTGCCATCACGCCGCCCTGGCCGTCTGATGACTGGTTCCCGGTGACAATGAGGGCAACATCGTCAATGGTGTTGATCGCGTTGGTCAACGCCCACGCCGTGGCAACGGCATCGGAACCAGCCAGTGCTTCGTCGGAAAGCAAAACGGCATCATCCGCTCCCATCGCTAGAGCCTTGCGCAGGGCCTCGTCGCTACCTTCCGGGCCCATGGACAGCGCGACGACGCGATGCTCGCCTGCTTCTTTAATTTGCAAGGCAGTTTCGACGGCGTATTCATTAATCTCATCGATGATGGAATCGATGTTCGTGCGATCGAGTGTATGGTCCGGTTCCAGGACTTTTTCAGACCAGGTATCCGGAACGTTTTTCACCAGCACCACGATGGTGGTCATGTGTGCTTCACCTTTCCGTTGTTGCTTCCTTTGTAACGCTCTACAGTAGCCTAGCCCGAATCCTAGCCCGAAAGTTGAGGCCGAACACTGCCCGCCCACTGGCGGGCGCCGCAAAGGTAGGCAGTGGCGGTATCCCCAATTCGCGCAACGACTACCGCCATCGCCCGCTTTCCTTTAAGTTTCATCTTTTTCCGCAGCTGATCGGGGTTAATGTCCACCCCGCGCACCAAAATTTCCAAACTACCCGCCCCGTGCGCGTGCAACGCCGAGCGAAGTTTCTTCAACGACACCTCTTCGATGAATGGAAATCCACTCCAGCCCGCAGGAATATCCTCGCCGCTCAGAAAAGCGATGTGGCTATCTAGCATCCACAGCCCGTGGCGCGCCGCCCAGCCTCGGACGAGCCCGGCGCGAATCACGGCGCCATCGGGTTCGATGATGTATTGACCAGGCCCGCGCACGTCGACTTCGGCGGAGTCGAGGTCAGTAACGACTTCGTGGCGCGCACCTAACATGGTTGCTTCACGACGAGCGCCCGTGGTGAGTCCCGGCGTGTAGAGGCACGTCTCTTTTACCGCACCGTCAACGCTGACTACGTTAACGAGGCCTTCCCATCCCGAGTAGTCGATCCCCGGCGCGCATTTTATGGCAAGCTCGCTTTCGGCGTAGGTGGCCAGCAGCTCCGGCAGCGGTGGAATGAGCTGTGCGGGGTCGGTGATGCGCCGACCTGCTGCGCGCCGAGCGGGGTCTGCGACTATGACGTCAGCGTGGCTGGTGCGCCCTAAGGCGTCGGCACGCACCAGCCACGCGTCCTCGCCGAGGTTGTGGCGCGCCATGCGAAGGCGTTGGGCATCGAGATCGCTGCCCAACCAGTCCATGTCACGGCCGCGAATACTTGGCGCTTCGGTGCCGATGGAACACGTGACGTCATGCACGAAGCGCACCCCGGCCGCCTGGAGATGTGCGGCGCGGTGCTCGGCCACCGCCGCTGGGGTGGCTTGTTGGGCTGCGTCTGAGTCGGTGAGCCAACAGGCGGGGAACTTATCGACGGCGCTACGACGGGCGACCACGAGTTCAGTGACGGCCCGTGCATAGGTGCCAAAGTGAGTGCGCAGTATTGTGTGGTCGGCCAGCATCGATTTCTTGGTTAACGCGAGCTCGGCAGTCACCTCGTCGATAAGCGTGCTGTGCGCTGTGAGGTAGTCAATGTCTTTGTCAGTGAAGGCCACCGATTTTGCCAATCCTGTCCTCGGGGCTGTGGTTGAAAAAGTCTGCGTAGCGCTCGATATGTGTGGGGTCTCCTACAACAGGGCTGAGATCCTGCTCGCGTGCGGCGGATTGGACTTCAGCAACCGTTTCAAAGCGGGAAAGATCGAGCAGCTGCGCCCACGTGGCTACGGCGAAGCGGACTAGCCCGACGCGCCAGCCCTCGATGAGCAAGCTCGGCGGGAACCAGTTCGCGTCGTCGGCCTCGCCGGTATCGCCGTCGGGGGTTTGACCTTCCGGCACGGTGGCCACGAACGAGAAAGTGTCAAACCAGTTACCTACCTCGGACTGGCCGACCCATCTGCCCCACGGTTCTAATTTGTCTGCGTTGACCTTGAGG comes from Corynebacterium cystitidis and encodes:
- a CDS encoding cysteine desulfurase family protein, with product MSIYLDHAATTPMRQCAIDAWVEHSGALNPGGQYADGRHANKVLAEAREEIALVLGADPVEVVFTGSGTEANNIAIRGLYQASVLDRVVAAPIEHPAVLETVKALEGATVEWLPVERSGHIAELSALDQPAAVATCMWANNETGAIQPVGEVVARAAAAGTPVHIDAVQVAGKLPIDFHALGATTLAISAHKFGGPRGTGILLARRSPVPAATVFGGGQERGLRPGTVDVASAAATAAALRASVDEMDAEIARVRQLRDELIAGVRSRVDDVIVTTSKPALPTHAHVMFAGADGDSLIMLLDTLGIAASTGSACASGVNRMSHVLEAMGVDQRTGMGALRFTLGRTTTRDDVRFVVDNIADVVDKARAAGSL
- a CDS encoding glycoside hydrolase family 25 protein, which gives rise to MRLSLKMNSVIAAIAMACALLAVPFSPHANAFTNPLAPSGVDVAGHQHPGGNAIEWSSVAADGQRYAFIKATEGYGFTNEFYAQDVEAANNAGLLTGAYHYARPATDPHIQAAHFATVMAQAPATSLPPVLDIEVSEGLSPVQLQDWTRTFLKELKALTGKTPMIYTYRYFWHDAMANTSEFSEYPLWLAAYQNHAPAPVGGWSTISFWQRSDNGRVAGIDTPVDMNLFNGSEGQLGAFAAGNLASPGGVLEFLQAPESSSLAVLGQDNTALVAAILAVGLGVAAAPALQEAAQSIGFDAEDASNIAGTVAHQVETGQLPVEDLENMVVGDYTVGDLLILLDNANKAAR
- a CDS encoding electron transfer flavoprotein subunit beta/FixA family protein; its protein translation is MTTIVVLVKNVPDTWSEKVLEPDHTLDRTNIDSIIDEINEYAVETALQIKEAGEHRVVALSMGPEGSDEALRKALAMGADDAVLLSDEALAGSDAVATAWALTNAINTIDDVALIVTGNQSSDGQGGVMAGLLAEYRQIPALTEVGEVSLAGGTVTATRYDDKGTWELEAATPAIIAVSDKAASPRFPNFKGLAAAKKADVTQLNLAAIGVDAGQVGLNNSATVVQTVTEVPTRTAGEIIDSGSPEEIAAQVVDKLAAKNLI
- a CDS encoding THUMP-like domain-containing protein, which translates into the protein MAFTDKDIDYLTAHSTLIDEVTAELALTKKSMLADHTILRTHFGTYARAVTELVVARRSAVDKFPACWLTDSDAAQQATPAAVAEHRAAHLQAAGVRFVHDVTCSIGTEAPSIRGRDMDWLGSDLDAQRLRMARHNLGEDAWLVRADALGRTSHADVIVADPARRAAGRRITDPAQLIPPLPELLATYAESELAIKCAPGIDYSGWEGLVNVVSVDGAVKETCLYTPGLTTGARREATMLGARHEVVTDLDSAEVDVRGPGQYIIEPDGAVIRAGLVRGWAARHGLWMLDSHIAFLSGEDIPAGWSGFPFIEEVSLKKLRSALHAHGAGSLEILVRGVDINPDQLRKKMKLKGKRAMAVVVARIGDTATAYLCGARQWAGSVRPQLSG
- a CDS encoding electron transfer flavoprotein subunit alpha/FixB family protein — its product is MSHVYVLVEHTSGQLDPVTNELITAARPLGVVSAVVVGATGQAEALAPALAEAGAVQVIDATAEDYAQRLILPEVDALHALGAANPAPFVIAATATGNEIAGRLAARLASGVLLDVVGIETGGAARHEIFGGSVVTTAVAGGSCPVYTVRPGALKPVAEPGAGQVAAMALPAATAKDVVVTSFTPAEQGDRPHLNQASVVVAGGRGVSETGFEEYVEPLADALGGAVGATRDVVDEGWAPASAQIGQTGVTISPDLYIGLGLSGAIQHTSGMQTSGTIVAVNQDSDEAIFQIADIGVVGDVEEIVPALIDEINKRK
- a CDS encoding glycosyltransferase — its product is MMAFYIFTMGLLLFRLLFVPFGLVHEFLARRRQTRGNLGVLPTAPTVSVVVPAHNEETVLEACVMSILGSGYENMEIVIVDDGSTDRTREIGEALAAQRDKVRYIYQDNAGKGAALNHGYRESTGEFLMFIDADSVFTPQTVPEMLKAFHSANIGAVCGDDRPSNLDRVLTRFLALITHVGTGLVRRAFDVLRVVPVISGNCGTFRRSCLDEVALADPGRPLREDTIGEDLELTWKIHRTDWRIAFAPHALVYAESPSTVKALFKQRVRWARGLLQSLRYHWKCMFTLKYGSFGPYLWFAVATMIVLPITQIVLMGWAIWDLQNVTWATSAREFWAGTWGVLLASGLVLSVILLVIAMAMSNSLKDLRHAWALPIWPFYSILMSFTMVRALHLEIAHAEQVWNKPERTGVISRSDTTQLESPPAINGSTTIAV
- a CDS encoding ATP-grasp domain-containing protein; the encoded protein is MLTTFLITGVGGPAGSSLSTQLQERGHTVVGVDMLEIAGALQGPRADSPDLIPFLRTAIAEHDVDIFIPTVQDELPFVAAAAPLLPCTVVLSDPLAIGLAHDKWFTAQYCSDNGLAVPATVTGSNEFSEFPHVVKPRVARGGRGVVVIDTPEDDSSERNDALIRQSFASGDEYCPQLFIGRDGDVLCVNLRKTKLRDGRVGNADGVERADHAGVETLAKQVAQLFNLRGPVDMDIRLTNEGTPVLLEINARFGANSAHAPEILDALLAEVG